The Microcebus murinus isolate Inina chromosome 4, M.murinus_Inina_mat1.0, whole genome shotgun sequence genome has a segment encoding these proteins:
- the LOC105863156 gene encoding olfactory receptor 9Q1 — protein sequence MAETNLTLVTEFVLIAFTQCPEWALLPLFLLFLFIYLATLLGNLGMITLIRMDGRLQSPMYFLLSHLSLTDICYSSVTVPQMLAVLWERGAALSYSRCAAQFFLFTFFGSIDCYVLALMAYDRYVAVCRPLLYASIVTQGACLRFVAGAYLAGLFSALVRTVSAFTLSFCGNNELDFVFCDLPPLLKAACGESYTQEVVIIVFAVFVIPACMAVILVSYLFIVVAILRIPSAGGRAKTFSTCASHLTAVSLFFGTLIFMYLRDNSGRSPEEDRVVSVFYTTVIPMLNPLIYSLRNQEVKGALRRILDRVRLF from the coding sequence ATGGCAGAGACAAACCTCACCTTGGTGACCGAGTTCGTCCTTATCGCGTTCACCCAGTGCCCGGAGTGGGcactcctccctctcttcctcctctttctgttCATCTATCTCGCCACCTTACTGGGGAACTTGGGGATGATCACCCTGATCCGCATGGATGGCCGGCTCCAGAGCCCGATGTACTTCCTTCTGAGCCACCTCTCCCTCACGGACATCTGCTACTCGTCTGTCACCGTCCCTCAGATGCTGGCCGTGCTGTGGGAGCGGGGGGCAGCCCTGTCCTACTCGCGCTGTGCGGCGCAGTTCTTCCTGTTCACCTTCTTCGGTTCCATCGACTGCTACGTGCTGGCCCTCATGGCCTACGACCGCTACGTGGCCGTGTGCCGGCCCCTGCTCTACGCCAGCATCGTCACGCAGGGGGCCTGTCTGCGCTTCGTGGCTGGGGCTTACCTAGCAGGTCTCTTCAGCGCCCTGGTGCGGACCGTCTCAGCCTTCACGCTCTCCTTCTGCGGAAACAATGAGCTCGACTTCGTTTTCTGTGACCTCCCTCCTCTTTTAAAGGCGGCCTGTGGGGAGAGCTACACCCAGGAAGTGGTGATTATTGTGTTCGCTGTTTTTGTCATCCCTGCATGCATGGCGGTGATCCTAGTGTCCTACCTGTTCATCGTCGTGGCCATTCTGCGGATCCCCTCGGCTGGAGGCCGGGCCAAGACCTTCTCCACCTGCGCCTCCCACCTCACTGCTGTGTCCCTCTTCTTTGGCACCCTCATCTTCATGTACCTGCGAGATAACTCGGGCAGGTCCCCGGAGGAAGATCGGGTGGTGTCTGTGTTCTACACGACAGTGATCCCCATGTTGAACCCCCtcatctacagcctgaggaacCAGGAAGTGAAGGGGGCCCTGAGAAGAATTCTCGATAGAGTCAGGTTGTTCTAA